One part of the Marmota flaviventris isolate mMarFla1 chromosome 4, mMarFla1.hap1, whole genome shotgun sequence genome encodes these proteins:
- the Bora gene encoding protein aurora borealis isoform X1: MGDVKELKMQITPETPGRIPVLNPFESPGDYSNLHEQTLASPSVFKSTKLPTPGKFRWSIDQLAVINPVEIDAEEIDRQASYLSHSRIDKDVEDKRQKAIEEFFTKDVIVPSPWTDHEGKQLSEYHSNKCININSDSPVGRKLSIHSEKSNAACQTLLSLPADFNLENILGDYFRADEFADQSPGNLSSSSLRRKLFLDGNGSISDSLPSASPGSPHSSSQASLEVLYSIDLSPVQHKTPMQTPGSGQFSSSPIQANAKRYSLGSITSPSPISSPTFSPIGLQIGKTPLSEQRKFTFHSPDASSGTNSNGITNSCIGSPYIDGCSPIKNWSPMRLEMYRGSSQYRTSLMRIPFTLETHSEDEEDKENASSTEVSSPVMDAAGKHLQQLNSDTSTPGTHLVVTAVSITQNQSSVSEKELALLQDIESEKENDTVDMVDPIETVDENTWIKEPVDNGSLPTTDFVSGIAFSIESSQMCMSPLAESSVLPCENSNIQMDSGYNTQTCGSNIMDTIGTESYCKESDAQSFEVENNLKVFNTKEDHTLQRY, from the exons ATGGGAGAtgtcaaagaattaaaaatgcaaataacacCCGAAACTCCAGGAAGGATCCCTGTTTTAAATCCTTTTGAAAGTCCTGGTGATTACTCTAATCTCCATGAACAAACTCTTGCCAGTCCTTCTGTTtttaaatccacaaaattacCA ACTCCAGGGAAATTTAGGTGGTCTATTGATCAACTAGCTGTAATAAATCCTGTAGAAATAGATGCAGAAGAGATTGATCGCCAAGCTTCATACTTAAGTCATTCTCG AATAGATAAAGATGTGgaagacaaaagacaaaaagcCATTGAAGAG TTTTTCACTAAAGATGTCATCGTACCCTCTCCTTGGACTGATCATGAAGGGAAACAGCTTTCAGAGTATCATTCCAATAAAT gCATTAACATAAATAGTGACTCTCCAGTTGGAAGAAAGCTGAGTATTCATTCTGAGAAAAGCAATG CTGCTTGTCAGACATTGCTGTCTCTTCCTGCggattttaatttagaaaatatattag GTGACTATTTTAGAGCTGATGAATTTGCAGATCAGTCTCCTGGAAACCTCAGTTCTTCGTCTCTCAGAAGAAAGCTTTTTTTAGATGGGAATGGAAGTATCTCTGACTCCTTACCTTCAGCTTCTCCCGGAAGTCCTCATAGCAGCTCTCAAGCCTCACTTGAGGTGCTTTATTCAATAGATTTATCTCCTGTACAGCATAAGACTCCTATGCAGACACCAGGTTCG ggGCAGTTTTCTTCTAGTCCTATTCAGGCTAATGCAAAAAGATACAGTTTGGGAAGCATAACTAGCCCTTCACCTATTTCTTcacccacattctcaccaattgGACTTCAGATAGGAAAGACACCACTCTCAG AACAAAGGAAGTTTACTTTTCATTCTCCTGATGCTTCATCTGGAACAAATTCTAATGGAATTACTAATTCATGTATTGGAAGTCCTTATATAGATGGCTGCTCACCAATTAAAAATTGGTCTCCTATGAGACTCGAGATGTATAGAGGCAGTTCTCAGTATCGAACCTCACTGATGAGGATACCTTTTACTCTTGAGACTCACAGTGAAGATGAAGAAGATAAAGAGAATGCTTCTTCCACAGAAGTCTCATCTCCTGTCATGGATGCTGCAGGAAAACACCTTCAGCAACTGAATAGTGACACTTCTACACCTGGCACACATTTAGTTGTGACTGCCGTGTCTATTACACAAAATCAGTCCAGTGTTTCTGAGAAGGAACTAGCCCTGTTGCAGGACATTGAAAGTGAGAAGGAGAATGATACCGTGGATATGGTTGATCCTATAGAGACAGTGGATGAGAACACTTGGATAAAGGAGCCAGTTGATAATGGGAGTTTGCCCACGACTGATTTTGTGAGTGGAATTGCCTTCAGTATTGAAAGCTCTCAAATGTGCATGTCACCTCTTGCAGAAAGCAGTGTTCTCCCTTGTGAAAACAGTAACATTCAG
- the Bora gene encoding protein aurora borealis isoform X2 produces the protein MGDVKELKMQITPETPGRIPVLNPFESPGDYSNLHEQTLASPSVFKSTKLPTPGKFRWSIDQLAVINPVEIDAEEIDRQASYLSHSRIDKDVEDKRQKAIEEFFTKDVIVPSPWTDHEGKQLSEYHSNKCININSDSPVGRKLSIHSEKSNGDYFRADEFADQSPGNLSSSSLRRKLFLDGNGSISDSLPSASPGSPHSSSQASLEVLYSIDLSPVQHKTPMQTPGSGQFSSSPIQANAKRYSLGSITSPSPISSPTFSPIGLQIGKTPLSEQRKFTFHSPDASSGTNSNGITNSCIGSPYIDGCSPIKNWSPMRLEMYRGSSQYRTSLMRIPFTLETHSEDEEDKENASSTEVSSPVMDAAGKHLQQLNSDTSTPGTHLVVTAVSITQNQSSVSEKELALLQDIESEKENDTVDMVDPIETVDENTWIKEPVDNGSLPTTDFVSGIAFSIESSQMCMSPLAESSVLPCENSNIQMDSGYNTQTCGSNIMDTIGTESYCKESDAQSFEVENNLKVFNTKEDHTLQRY, from the exons ATGGGAGAtgtcaaagaattaaaaatgcaaataacacCCGAAACTCCAGGAAGGATCCCTGTTTTAAATCCTTTTGAAAGTCCTGGTGATTACTCTAATCTCCATGAACAAACTCTTGCCAGTCCTTCTGTTtttaaatccacaaaattacCA ACTCCAGGGAAATTTAGGTGGTCTATTGATCAACTAGCTGTAATAAATCCTGTAGAAATAGATGCAGAAGAGATTGATCGCCAAGCTTCATACTTAAGTCATTCTCG AATAGATAAAGATGTGgaagacaaaagacaaaaagcCATTGAAGAG TTTTTCACTAAAGATGTCATCGTACCCTCTCCTTGGACTGATCATGAAGGGAAACAGCTTTCAGAGTATCATTCCAATAAAT gCATTAACATAAATAGTGACTCTCCAGTTGGAAGAAAGCTGAGTATTCATTCTGAGAAAAGCAATG GTGACTATTTTAGAGCTGATGAATTTGCAGATCAGTCTCCTGGAAACCTCAGTTCTTCGTCTCTCAGAAGAAAGCTTTTTTTAGATGGGAATGGAAGTATCTCTGACTCCTTACCTTCAGCTTCTCCCGGAAGTCCTCATAGCAGCTCTCAAGCCTCACTTGAGGTGCTTTATTCAATAGATTTATCTCCTGTACAGCATAAGACTCCTATGCAGACACCAGGTTCG ggGCAGTTTTCTTCTAGTCCTATTCAGGCTAATGCAAAAAGATACAGTTTGGGAAGCATAACTAGCCCTTCACCTATTTCTTcacccacattctcaccaattgGACTTCAGATAGGAAAGACACCACTCTCAG AACAAAGGAAGTTTACTTTTCATTCTCCTGATGCTTCATCTGGAACAAATTCTAATGGAATTACTAATTCATGTATTGGAAGTCCTTATATAGATGGCTGCTCACCAATTAAAAATTGGTCTCCTATGAGACTCGAGATGTATAGAGGCAGTTCTCAGTATCGAACCTCACTGATGAGGATACCTTTTACTCTTGAGACTCACAGTGAAGATGAAGAAGATAAAGAGAATGCTTCTTCCACAGAAGTCTCATCTCCTGTCATGGATGCTGCAGGAAAACACCTTCAGCAACTGAATAGTGACACTTCTACACCTGGCACACATTTAGTTGTGACTGCCGTGTCTATTACACAAAATCAGTCCAGTGTTTCTGAGAAGGAACTAGCCCTGTTGCAGGACATTGAAAGTGAGAAGGAGAATGATACCGTGGATATGGTTGATCCTATAGAGACAGTGGATGAGAACACTTGGATAAAGGAGCCAGTTGATAATGGGAGTTTGCCCACGACTGATTTTGTGAGTGGAATTGCCTTCAGTATTGAAAGCTCTCAAATGTGCATGTCACCTCTTGCAGAAAGCAGTGTTCTCCCTTGTGAAAACAGTAACATTCAG